Proteins encoded together in one Candidatus Polarisedimenticolaceae bacterium window:
- a CDS encoding PLP-dependent aspartate aminotransferase family protein: MTTECLESRKTGFFTKLVHAGAPKDAYGSAVTPIYQTSTFGFRNAQEGADRFAGKADGYIYTRLGNPTIHALEACVAELEEGVGGVATSSGMGAVLTVYMALLDQGSHVVSTASVYGPSRGLLEDHFARFGVTATFVDTSDVRNVERALRPNTRFVYVETPSNPSMQVTDIAATAAAARKAGCLLVVDNTFASPYLQRPLLLGADVALHSVTKFINGHADVVGGILVAKDPELLRRLRSVMIATGCNMDPHQAFLVHRGLKTLALRLDRAQASAQRIAAWLESRPDVAWVRYIGLPSHPQHELSKRQMSGFGAMISFELKGGFDAGERLMNRVRLATLAVSLGGVETLVEHPASMTHAKMAPAERLKAGITEGLVRYAVGIEEPEDLIEDLRQALEG; this comes from the coding sequence CCATGACGACGGAATGCCTGGAGAGCCGGAAGACGGGATTCTTCACGAAGCTGGTGCACGCGGGGGCGCCGAAGGACGCGTACGGCAGCGCGGTCACCCCGATCTATCAGACGTCCACGTTCGGCTTCCGGAACGCGCAGGAGGGGGCGGACCGGTTCGCGGGGAAGGCCGACGGCTACATCTACACGCGCCTCGGCAATCCCACCATTCACGCCCTCGAAGCGTGCGTGGCGGAACTCGAGGAGGGCGTCGGCGGCGTCGCCACGAGTTCGGGCATGGGGGCCGTCCTGACGGTCTACATGGCGCTCCTCGACCAGGGGAGCCACGTCGTGAGCACGGCGTCGGTCTACGGACCCTCGCGAGGACTGCTCGAGGATCACTTCGCGCGCTTCGGCGTCACCGCGACGTTCGTCGACACGTCCGACGTCCGCAACGTGGAGCGGGCCCTGCGCCCGAACACGCGTTTCGTCTACGTGGAAACGCCCTCCAACCCGTCCATGCAGGTCACCGATATCGCCGCCACGGCCGCCGCGGCTCGCAAGGCCGGCTGCCTGCTCGTGGTCGACAACACGTTCGCGTCCCCCTATCTCCAGAGGCCGCTCCTCTTGGGGGCCGACGTGGCTCTCCACTCGGTGACGAAATTCATCAACGGACACGCCGACGTGGTGGGCGGCATCCTGGTGGCCAAGGACCCCGAGCTGCTTCGCCGCCTCCGCTCGGTCATGATCGCCACGGGGTGCAACATGGATCCCCACCAGGCGTTCCTCGTCCACCGGGGACTCAAGACGCTCGCCCTTCGGCTCGACCGCGCCCAGGCCTCGGCGCAACGCATCGCCGCCTGGCTCGAGTCGAGACCGGACGTGGCGTGGGTCCGCTACATCGGACTTCCCTCCCATCCGCAGCACGAACTCTCGAAGCGACAGATGAGCGGCTTCGGCGCCATGATCAGTTTCGAGCTGAAGGGCGGGTTCGACGCGGGCGAGCGGCTCATGAACCGCGTTCGCCTGGCGACCCTCGCGGTCTCTCTGGGCGGCGTCGAGACGCTCGTCGAGCATCCCGCCTCGATGACGCACGCGAAGATGGCGCCGGCCGAGCGGCTCAAGGCGGGGATCACCGAAGGGCTCGTGCGCTACGCGGTGGGGATCGAGGAGCCCGAGGATCTCATCGAGGACCTTCGGCAGGCGCTGGAGGGGTGA